GGAACCTCGTTTCGCTATTGGGATACTGCAAGGTTGGGGAAGAACGGCTCTTGGTTTATGAGTATATGCGGTTTGGCAGCTTAGAAGACATTTTACATGATCGGAGAAAGGCTGGGATCAAGTTGAATTGGGCTGCAAGGAGAAAAATTGCCATTGGAGCTGCAAGAGGTTTGGCTTTTCTCCACCACAACTGCAACCCCCACATCATTCACAGGGACATGAAGTCAAGTAATGTCCTGCTTGATGACAACTTGGAAGCCCGGGTATCAGATTTTGGAATGGCAAGGCTAATGAGTGCAATGGATACCCACCTGAGTGTCAGCACACTTGCAGGCACCCCAGGTTATGTCCCACCTGAATACTACCAGAGCTTCAGATGCTCCACCAAAGGTGATGTTTACAGCTATGGTGTGGTCCTCCTTGAGCTACTAACTGGTAAGCAGCCAACAGACTCACCTGACTTTGGTGACAATAATCTAGTGGGTTGGGTGAAGCAGCATGCGAAGTTGAAAATAAGCGATGTCTTTGACCCTGAGCTCATGAAAGAGGATCCAAGCTTGGAGATGGAGCTACTACAACATTTAAGGGTTGCGTGTGCATGCTTGGATGATCGACCATGGCGACGACCCACAATGATACAAGTAATGGCACTGTTCAAGGAAATTCAAGCAGGGTCAGGCATTGATTCCTCCTCCACTGATGCCACCAAGGATGGCAGTTTCACAGCAGTGGAGATGAGCATAAAGGAGGCTCCAGAGCCATGCAAGGAGTAGCAGCAGATAGAATTAAGCATTTTTCAGAAtccaaattgaaagaaagaaaagaaaattctttcAGAAGAAAGGTACCCAAATTTTCCCCCCTCCCAAATATCATTTTACTGGCATGGGTAGTCTTATTGTATCTTTATAATTCCCATCGATGTATGTATCATATCACTCCTTTTTCATTCTGTTAGAGAAGATCTCTCTCAGTTATGTCTATACTACACCTAGttaattttccctaatttttcttttgtggaTTTTGTTAAGTGTATATGAATAGTTGCAACGGGTTCAtggggtttgattttcagttttttcagtttctttctGGGAGATTGGTTTTTTGTCATATATATAATCATAAAAAGGAAATTCAAAATCTTAAAGAGGGTGGCTCGTGAATGTGAAACTTTGTGACTTCAGCGATGGTGACCAAGTAGTGAGTTCTTCTGGCTCTTTCTTTCTTGGGTTCGAGAGTGTTGGGCCTTATTGAGCTCTctacttttctctcttttattatggTTTTTTTCCCGCTTATCTCTTTGTCTGTTTTGAATAGTTTTTTCCCCCTTAGGGGAAGCAGGTAACGCACCACCTGAAGTGAAGTTTCCTCCTACATTATTAATCTATCAATCTGGGCCGAATCCTTGAATTAGGAAACCACACTTATGCGTGATGCCTTTGCTTTAGTATTTTATAGCTGAATTGATCTTTCTGGTCAAAGATTCCTTTGAAATTAAGCTCATGATGCATGAATTCATGAAAAGAATGCTTAAACAATTTTAGATCTGGACCATCTAAGTAGGTCGTGGCCAGTACATAtcataggggagagagagagggtgttgTCTGAGCAAGTGGCATATAGAGCACCAAATGACATGGAGTTAGGTATCAGTCTTGTATTGGCCGATACGTATTAATATTGCCAGTAcccgatactgatactgatactgatCAAGAGTATCGGCCAAATAgtgatttgttttttaatatgtACCTGATATCAGCACGATATGACCCGATGTCAGTCGATCCATATCGTATCAGTATGGGCATCATTACTTGGTTTGTTAATTCCAAGTAATTCCATGGAGCTATATATGCCATTCCCCTCTGTGCAAGTGTCCTGTCTAATTGTATCCATTGCCTTCAGTAACAAGCAATAGAGTCCATTACTTTTCTAGTTTAGTGTATATATTATGATCTGTCTAGCTTTCGTTTTATTTCATATTGTGAGAGACTTTGATTGAAGTCTCTCTCACTCTATCTTCGCCAAAGCCCAAATTTCTTTATTCCTTTCCTTCCCTTCACTCCTTGCCATCTCCATTAAatgagtgaagaagaagaagaggaatggaCATAAAAACGCTGACCACCATAAATTATTGGAAATCTTAATCTATACACAAAGATGGAAATAGctttccttttttacttttcccaataatattaataattggATAGGGAAGCAAGCAaacaagaagggaagaagagtaCTTGTTTAAAGAGCCAATCCATTGGTTCTGCGGTGGAGACACGCTCAGCTACAGCTTTCACAGTCACACACACAACAAAGACAAACGAGCCCAGGACAGGAGGCGTGGGCGTGGGAAGAGGGTGGGGGAAGTGGGATCTACAGAGTCTTCAATTCAAACATTTGGTGGGCGTACGGATAGTAGTAGCGTGGTGCTGTCCGGGGGGTTACCCTACAACGTCATCTTCCATTGCTGGCATTTGTCCAGATCCATCCACGTGTAAGGATAATCCCCCGTTTACGTGGTGGCTTCATATCACATCACACTAGTATCCATCTCAGCTGCCACGGTGGAAGATTTTCTATCTTTGGGTCTGATGGACATTACCACTCCACCAAACGCATCCCTTAAAAAAGAGTAAAATTTGCTGCTTCAGCTTCTTCAGTGCTTCACTGTGATCTGTAATTAACTATTGGAAAAAAAACCATACCCGTAAGAGTGCAGATTCAAATATGCATCCTTTCACAGCTCCTTCCAATCGCATTTCTCCCGAGATGAAAGAAAAGATAGGCAATTTCTAATGAATTGTGGAACCCGTATAGATATTTTCTCTTCTATTCTATTCATGGATTTAGTAATCTATATTGAAT
This is a stretch of genomic DNA from Telopea speciosissima isolate NSW1024214 ecotype Mountain lineage unplaced genomic scaffold, Tspe_v1 Tspe_v1.0504, whole genome shotgun sequence. It encodes these proteins:
- the LOC122648138 gene encoding protein BRASSINOSTEROID INSENSITIVE 1-like — translated: MRFGSLEDILHDRRKAGIKLNWAARRKIAIGAARGLAFLHHNCNPHIIHRDMKSSNVLLDDNLEARVSDFGMARLMSAMDTHLSVSTLAGTPGYVPPEYYQSFRCSTKGDVYSYGVVLLELLTGKQPTDSPDFGDNNLVGWVKQHAKLKISDVFDPELMKEDPSLEMELLQHLRVACACLDDRPWRRPTMIQVMALFKEIQAGSGIDSSSTDATKDGSFTAVEMSIKEAPEPCKE